From the Lathyrus oleraceus cultivar Zhongwan6 chromosome 4, CAAS_Psat_ZW6_1.0, whole genome shotgun sequence genome, one window contains:
- the LOC127135827 gene encoding uncharacterized protein LOC127135827: MVNNNAGGFGAATGGGPGPGQNLKDNFVPPLYGFDEDREEDREADQFSMHNEPLGCDNREPKCVNDDDHPPDNGIDGLDEEKVEGLDDSEDERATAYFDGFEGIDVTKPIRWEPNNSMEEPNKSMDSDDVYYSDELNSSDPDDSCDEERPKYARFRKEHLNKDFIFKWGMEFNTLDDFRAAIREWSVLNGREISFVKNEGDRVRVVCKHKCGFLVLCSKVGHKETFAIKTLVHKHTCARVLNNKSASSKWVAKHVVKRMQTSDTVRIRDIIQDMRQTYSVGITVAKAWRAKLIAKKIIEGDADNQYASIWRYAEELRRVNHGNTVKINVERPSPSIQPRFGSFYFCFDGCKKGFIHGCRPFVGVDGCHLKTKYGGQLLIAVGRDANDQYFPLAFGVVENETKES; the protein is encoded by the exons atggtgaacaacaatgctggtgGATTTGGTGCTGCTACTGGCGGTGGGCCCGGTCCGGGGCAGAATCTGAAGGATAATTTTGTGCCTCCATTATATGGCTTCGATGAAgatagggaggaagacagagaggctgatcagttctcgatgcacaacgAGCCTTTGG gatgcgacaataGGGAACctaaatgtgtgaatgatgatgaccACCCCCCTGATAATGGAATTGATGGGTTAGATGAGGAGAAGGTAGAGGGGTTAGATGACAGTGAAGATGAAAGAGCTACTGCTTACTTTGATGGTTTTGAAGGAATAGATGTTACTAAGCCTATTAGGTGGGAGCCCAATAACAGTATGGAGGAGCCCAATAAGAGTATGGATTCAGATGATGTATACTATAGTGATGAGTTGAATAGTTCTGACCCAGATGATTCTTGTGATGAAGAAAGGCCCAAGTATGCTAGGTTTAGGAAAGAGCATCTAAACAAAGACTTTATATTCAAGTGGGGTATGGAATTCAACACACTTGATGACTTTAGGGCAGCTATCCGTGAGTGGTCAGTGCTTAATGGGAGGGAAATTTCTTTTGTGAAAAATGAGGGAGATAGGGTAAGGGTGGTGTGTAAGCATAAATGTGGGTTTTTAGTCTTATGCTCTAAGGTGGGCCACAAGGAGACTTTTGCTATAAAAACACTTGTACATAAGCACACATGTGCTAGGGTTTTGAACAACAAGTCTGCTAGCTCAAAGTGGGTGGCCAAGCATGTGGTAAAGAGGATGCAAACTTCTGATACAGTCAGGATAAGAGACATCATCCAAGATATGAGGCAAACATATTCTGTGGGTATTACTGTTGCAAAAGCATGGAGGGCTAAGCTAATTGCCAAGAAGATAATTGAAGGTGATGCTGACAATCAGTATGCTTCCATATGGAGGTATGCAGAAGAACTAAGAAGGGTAAACCATGGCAACACTGTGAAGATAAATGTAGAAAGACCTAGTCCATCCATACAACCAAGGTTTGGGTcattttatttctgttttgatggCTGTAAGAAAGGCTTTATTCATGGATGCAGACCATTTGTGGGGGTTGATGGATGTCACTTAAAGACCAAGTATGGTGGACAGTTACTTATTGCTGTAGGCAGGGATGCTAATGATCAATACTTCCCTTTGGCATTTGGTGTGGTTGAAAATGAAACAAAGGAGAGTTAG
- the LOC127135828 gene encoding uncharacterized protein LOC127135828 produces MGGSKASSTSEVGNGLPRCGCNETMKLLVSKSIENPGRKFWKCRNNMNGCGLFLWDDLVSEFAVKETNPSGCRQCEVNKAYLIEFAKEIVEEIDCRVGKLNKLEKLKKKIAMEKRKNLWLMFVIGLSWMLIAAMVKLV; encoded by the exons ATGGGTGGCAGCAAGGCATCTTCCACGAGTGAAGTTGGAAACGGCTTACCAAGATGTGGATGCAATGAAACCATGAAGTTGTTGGTCTCCAAGTCAATTGAAAACCCCGGTCGCAAATTTTGGAAATGCAGGAATAATATG AATGGGTGCGGTTTATTTTTGTGGGATGATTTGGTCAGTGAGTTTGCAGTGAAAGAAACCAATCCGTCCGGATGCCGCCAATGTGAAGTCAACAAGGcttatttgattgaatttgcTAAAGAGATTGTTGAGGAGATAGATTGCAGAGTCGGAAAGCTTAACAAGTTAGAAAAACTGAAGAAAAAGATTGCAATGGAAAAGAGGAAAAATTTATGGTTAATGTTTGTAATTGGTCTGTCATGGATGTTGATAGCAGCTATGGTTAAGTTAGTCTAA